From the Oryzias melastigma strain HK-1 linkage group LG13, ASM292280v2, whole genome shotgun sequence genome, the window TCTTTTAATAATGACACAACAGTTCTCTTAAGTAGTTAGTGAGACCATTGGTGCAAAGTAAGCTCagctccacttcccatcatccatctgtctcaATTACAGTCTTCTTaacttaacattactggtgcaacaaaaattgcaaGCAATATTGGACTATCTagtccaggaaaacaaagacgtacatggatctattcgtggatgcatcagaatggagcggagcaggaagcttgctGTTGTAGCTTCTGCCTCACAGCTActataactgcattttttttattgtctgctcccgattcataacaatttcaataaataaatactcataattggaatttcaagcttaattttcatcctgcattgtcagaaaaatgccacaagaacatgtaaaaactctATTTTCAACAGAATTCCTCTTAATAAAACTTTTAGATTTACAACTTGTGCACTTTAAGTGTTGAAGTGTAAAATTGAAAACCACtttagtacatttttattataaaaagcacttaaaaattgtcatttatgAACAGAACTCTATTTTTGTCTCATTATTTAGGAGGAATGCTAAGTATTATGTTGCTTAAAGGTTGCGTCACATTTGATAATGACTTTTACTAACTGGAATCTTTACAAAACCAAATGAATACCTGAGATATTTTTAGGTGTCAATGTTTGTTTCAGTCAAATACTTCAATGCAAAGcacactttgaaaaaataaacctcTCCCTGATAGgttttaaaaaaggttattaTCAGTCTATTTATCCTGGTTTAGGAATCTTTTATTCTTGTTGACAGGTGGGGCTTGATTCCACAAACATTAAAGTTTACAGGAAATGGAGGAAGAATGAgattaaatataacattttgcaCCTATTGAGCAAAAAAGACCATTAGGAGGCGGGCACAGagtattattaatatattattaataaacCCCAATGTTCTATTTTCTATTCCTTCACTTCCTTCTTTAAAAGATGCCTAAAAATATAAAGGTGGAGAACAAACACTTTATTAGAAATTACAATTGTTTTAAACAGTAAAAGGTAAAGCACTCCCTCTGCTGGTTTAATTTGGtactacatttttatattgcatttcttttttttcctaagataaaaatatgaatggtggttgaaaatgtgttaacaaaatttcttcaataaaatcacaaagatttcatattttttaacatttccatggaaaaaaaaatgtttttttttaataattatagcacaaaacatttattttggtaaaattcttctataaataaatgaaagttaaaTGGACAGAATTGatgtttgtcaaaattattggggaattaattttcattttacgTTCTTCTGTTCAATTCTGCTGGAGAATTCTGGTGCATGGAGGGGAAATTTTCAATCATAGTGTTTTCTTTAGGCCACTATAAGGAGTGAATGACTGTACATGAACGTCTACATCAGCATGCAGCTTTCTTGCAACCTTTTCCTCAAAACCCTCGATCCACTCTGACTCTGAATCTTTCTCAGAGAGAAAATGTGAActttcaaaaaacacattttgtgtttcttctaTTCAATGTCTTTCAGCATTAAACAGAACAGATTGTTTATCCCTGCTGATGCTTTTAGTCTGAATTAGAAAAGAAATGtcatttctatttgttttaactGCTAAAGTAATTcaattaaaagctgaaaaaaatgcagtcaaATCAGAAGGAGAGGGACATCTGTGTGGGTTTGGGTGCAGCTTTGTCCCCCTGTGGGTTCGTCAACAGTGTTTCTCAGCCGGCCATCCTCAGAATAACCCTGCCTTGTCTATATGCAGCCTGAGTTAATCCCTAAGTCGCACACTGCTGATGTCTCTGGCTGCTTGTCCATGAACGTCCTGCACACCGAGAGGAGCCGGACTTTCTGACACCATGCAGGTTTCTCACTGCAGCCCCAAAGACCCATCCCCTCAAGAAAGTGAGTAGAATGTTCTCATTTTCCATCTAGTTTATTCTAGTATTGAAGGTGTCATTGTGTGTTGCTGCATATCAGAAGCTTACTTCGAACAAACCCTACCAAGTTGCATAAGAGGCTTTCCAGCTCTCTGAACTGCATGTTCTCCCAGTCACCTGTGAATATTTTCCACTGCAGTCTCAGGACTTCATTCATTAGACGTGTCCCTTTGGATTGGAGTTTACCTCACTTCTCATTCTCTAAAGAATCCTCTCAAGTCTTAAATGATGTTGGACTATTTATGGAGCGACGCTTTTCCTTTGATTCATGCATCTGATCAATAATTTTCATGCTGACATCCAATCAGCAGGTGTGCAACTTTCAGGACACCCTTTTTTCACACAGTTGACTTCAgctaaagaggaaaacagatttTCAGGAGAAAagagcatctttgtttttttctgcaatgaCCCGCAGAAAAGGGACATCCGGATAAAGCTTTTTGAGGGTTTCTCTCCTGCATCTTGTATCCTAATAAGATTACCAAGGAGGAcgaccaacaaacaaacaaagggtCAGTGGATGTTGATGTTTACACAAAATACGACAGCGTCCCGAGAAGACAGGATATCTCATAAATGCTTTTACTTGTTTCTGAAGCAACAACACTCCGAAGCCCTTTCATTTCACAGCCTCATAAACAGATTTATATGGTGTAGCATTGACAACacacaatacaaaaaaaggtaaattaatGAGTTAATTATTTATCAAGTTCTTTTGACAATTAGGAGAGTCTGGACTTATTAGGCTGGTTAGTTTAGGCTCAGCTGAATTGGAAGAtaatctgcagaaatgtttaGAATTGTTTAATTTAGCTTAATCTGATGGTCATTTTTGCCTTTTGTGCAGCCAATTAAGAGAATACTGGTTGTAaactaaaacattcaaaacttAGAAAAGGTAAGAGAATTCCAAACGTTCTGAGAACAAGTTTCATGAAACAAAAACGTGTTGCAcagtttttgatgaaaatggatTATTAAGCGGGCTAGACTTGGGATctatttaaataagaaaagaacttatcattttggaatttactcctttttaaaattctttatcCCAagattttctgacattttttcctttaaattatttttatatattgtcTAGTGTTTTTTGAAGCacagaaaagtgtataaaaagTGGTTTCTGTAGAGAACAAGGGAacatattttagtgttttaaatctcaatttttGCCACATTTCTAGCATACTTGTATGACAGAAATGCACAGAGACAACAAATGACTTTGAAATACAGATGCAactaaaagctatttgcaaattTTAAGTCTGAAAGTGCACATTATaatacattcaaaaataaaaacctactgaataaattcataaaacagcagagaaacatTTAGTCCACTAAAATCTTAAgtctttttaaacaattttatggtcagatttgatttaaaatcatcTGCACTCTCTGAACCATTAGATGATGTTACAGACTAAATCCAATTTAGGGAGCTTAAAGGTCAAATAAGGCCAGGAGTAAGAacctttgttgttgttctttcgCGCAATTACACAGTTAAAACCctcaaattgcttttaaaagtgatgtatttttatttatgttagatttttttgttctgtcttACTAGAGCCAGGTGCTCATATTATATTACCTGTAGGGTGTGTCCTATTAAAGTGTGAAATTAAGTGTAGATTGTGTGCAGGTGATCAAAACGGAAAAACATTGATctacaaaagaaatacaatcTTAGCAAGAAGAAAGACAGAAGAAGGAAgtgaaatacacaaaaaatagatattacgtaaagtcccactctgatcatcatttCTTctgcgttcccagtggtcttttgtttatgccatttttagctaaaaacaacaacaacaaaactgcagttttattggttttagtttctgcagctaatatagaaatactcagaaatacaattttcagcttcatcttCTTTATATAtgacaaaatgctaaaaaaataaataaaataaaaacaccagaaaaatatttttatcactggatctttaaaatgaaagcatccccagataatatttaagatgataaaataattaaattaaaaatcacattttaagataACAGCATCTTTAACCTTACCTTCACAGCTATTGGAGAAAAAGTTGCTACGACCAGAATTTGAAGGGAATTTTTATCCTTCTATTTGTGTGTTatctgttttattgtgtttgacttccactttaattttgtttttgccacaTAAAATCTCAACAAGCACTTGGTTCATATTATATTGATTATGTGCACTTATAAAGgttgaaaaaagggaaacaataTCACAAATTTCTGCTGATCtttcaaaaaaagataaaaaattaaaaatcaaagaaatactttaattttttcacaataattgATGAGAGAACTATTTatcatgaatgtatttattgttttaactgagTTATATCATCTTGCTTCATTGaatctctgtcaaaatgtcttttttgaatGTTAAAAGTGAGATTTACAGCATCATCTCCTGTCTGCCTTCCAGAGCAGTGATGCAGACTGCAGCCCCTCCATCCGTCTGAGAACAACAAGTGACCGCGCTCATGAGCACTGACGCCGTCTTCACAGCAGAGCTGGACTCTGATCAAAACGGCGAGCTGGCTGACATGGTTGCCTCCATGAACATGGCGTCCAGCCGCCTGACCCCGCCCAACGGGTACCGGTCGGGGGCCCCGAGGTCGGCCATCGGCAACAGAGCTCGCCTCTCTGACAGGAAGCTGTCGCTGCAGGAGAGGGGGAACCGCATGGCTCGACAGCCGACCATCGAGACCAAACGAGTGTCTATCACCGACGCTGACgtgagaaaagtaaaataatgtcaaattaaaatccACACCGATGAGGCTGACCCTTTAACCCCTGCAGGACTGTGTCCAGATGAACCAGTATAAACTGCATAAAGAGATTGGAAAGGTGATGATTGGAGATGATGTTTGTATCTGTCAGTAAAGATTGGAGTTACAGTGTTCTGTGTGCTGCAGGGTTCTTATGGAGTGGTGAAGCTGGCTTATGATGAGGGCTCTGAACAGTACTATGTAAGTCAAAGCTGTAATGACCACATGACAAGTccgtttttatttctttactgattgaatttttgttttttaggcaatgAAAGTGGTGTCAAAAAAGAAGCTGATGAGGCAGTGTGGATTTCTGCGTGAGTAATTGACGTTAggaggctcctcccactttttTCCATGTGGTGCTGATCTGTCTGTGCCCTTCCAGGCCGTCTGCCCCCTGCCAACCTGCAGCAGGATGCATACCCCAAAGGCATGCTGCCTCTGGAGAGGATCTACAGGGAGATCGCCATCCTCAAGAAGTTGGATCATCACAATGTTGTTAAACTAGTGGAGGTTCGTTGAGTTcaactaaaataattaaatattactTATTAAGTCTTGAACATCGATGACAACAGCGAGCTGACATGATGCATCTTTCAGGTGCTTGATGACCCTGATGAAGACGGACTCCACATGGGTATGCAACCACTCATCTGCAGCCATGTTTCAATGCAAATGCAATGCATGATtcaagtttgatcattttttctttttaagcctTCGAGTTGATGACAAAAGGGTATGTTTTTGTGATCCTGGCTGCTACCATGTGATGTaataaaatgcaaagtttatCCTTGTCTGTCCTGTTGTTCAGGCCGGTGATAGAGATCCCAGCAGACGAACCCTTAAAGGAAGGACAGGCTCGCTTTTACTTCAGAGATCTGGTCCTGGGAATAGAGTACTGTAAGTCGCTCCACGCATGTCATGACATctaacttaaaccttaagttAACACTTTTGCTAGGGTCACAATACAACTGAGGAGACATCTGCCGAATAGTAGATGCTGTTCCACATTCTGTAGATTTGACAAAAACCTTCAAATTATGCACAATTCATGTTTGTTCTTCCATAAATAAGTAATTTGATCACAGATGTGtataaaatgtgttcatgtaTGACATAAACTTGATGCTTCTTTGtatcttttcattttgtgtgttGCAGTGCATTACCATAAGATCATCCACAGAGACATCAAACCTTCCAACCTGCTACTGGGGGACGACGGTCACGTCAAGATTGCAGACTTTGGTGTCAGTAATGAGTTTGAGGGGACTGACGACCTCCTCTCCACGACGGCAGGAACGCCGGCCTTCATGGCCCCTGAGACAATGACCGAGCACCTTCAGCTCTTTAGCGGAAGGGTGAGCTGATTTAGGTTTTCTGgggggatttttttctgatccaCTGTCAGCTTATCTCCACATGTCACAGTCACGGTGTTTGTTCCACAGGCTTTAGACGTGTGGGCGATGGGAGTGACGCtgtactgttttgtttttgggaaGGTGAGGCTGACGCACGAAACATTAAAATGTCCGGCAGCAGTAAAGCACATGAATTCATGGggtgtttttctctgctttcagTGCCCTTTTTATGATGAGTACATAGTTTCTCTGCACAACAAGATCAAGAACAAACCGGTGGAGTTTCCAGAAAAGTGAGTAAGCAGAAGAAAGAGTGAGCATTGGAGGTTTagcgattcattttaacaattcgATAACAGTGGatatctttaaacaaaaattcaacCCGTGTGACttcagtgcaggtgaagttttccagattccttgtattttttgtccCATAATcaagtataaattaaaaatgtttttaagtttttaagttcTTGTAAAATAgacctcaatccaaatggtattccCCAATATCAATGTGATCGATTTAACTTTGAAACAATTTTCTAATGGTAATTATTAGATTCAAATAataacttgcctcagacagattgtttgttaaaccttttttgCAAATGTTATTTCCAATCCgctattttatcttttaaatgtgTACATTGTTGGAGGTGGGATTTTCTTCTGTTGGTATGTTCTTTTATAAACAAAaccttttgaagaaaaaaaaaaaaaagtaaaatattagcatCTCCAATAAATCAAACTCACCTGAGCCCAGGTGTCTGCTTATTAATGCTTAATAACCTatgcttgatttttgtttgtatgaGATATGATCTGTACATGTACCggtaatatgtttttttttagcctaacaAATATGTATATTGACATCTTACAAAGTTATTAATTTcaattcttactttttgttGCTTAATTCCTCcaatataacaagaaaaaagaatgagGTAGCGCCTAAAAACAAGCATGAAATGTAGTCACATAATGTGTtgtaaaatgactaaaatataaaaacaaaataaattaatatgttTAAGACAAAGGTCTAAAAGATCCACTTGGGCTAGTTTCTTACTGTCAAAAACTCTGGAAGAGCCTCAAATTCcactttatcatttaaaatttatgttttggGCAATTTAGccaaattaatttataaaatgtagcttttaaaaaagaacagtaaTTTAATTACACCAGTATTTTTCTGTacgtaacatttttttcttttacttttgatagtaagttcttttcaaaataaaatatatctatGCTTAAATTAGAATTGCAACAAAGGCAAGTCAAATGTGCCATTTTCTATTGTTATAATTTTGGTGCACCTTCatccttttctttgttttactatATGAACATGACGAGGTTTGTTTAGAATCCAATACTATTTTAAATCTATACATgtaattttaattacattttttaagaactttGTGTCAAAACAGCAACAAGACACTGTGCAGCAGAAAATAATATGTCCTTTAAGCTTATTCTACAATAACAACACACCgtaaaatttaaatcaaattaaccACAACGACAAActcagtatttatttaaattgtctgatttttttaaagccaaaaagcTACAATGGAGTAATAAAATAGTGACACGTGGCCCCGGAGggtcaggttgcagacctctggtttagagCTTAATGGGAgctttttgggggattttttttcataagagCCAATTTAATCTTACCTTCTTACTTATAATGGATATATTTAAATCCTTTAAGCTAGAACATTCctatttaaatcttaattttatagttttttttctctgcttcttctCCCTGTGGATGCTCCAGTTTCCTCTCACTGTCCATAAACATGTTTGTAGATTAATCTTTGGCTCTAAAATTGCCACTTAGGTTTGGTTGTGTGTTACTATTTTTCTTAGAATGAGGTTAACTGTCGCCTTTCTTCTGTGATAGCTTGGATAGACTCCAGCGATCCCTGTGGTCCAAGCAGCACGGATGAAAAATGGAGAAATGCTGTGCAGCTCTAAACTAGAATGAACATtaagaaattatatttattt encodes:
- the camkk1b gene encoding calcium/calmodulin-dependent protein kinase kinase 1b isoform X2, whose product is MSTDAVFTAELDSDQNGELADMVASMNMASSRLTPPNGYRSGAPRSAIGNRARLSDRKLSLQERGNRMARQPTIETKRVSITDADDCVQMNQYKLHKEIGKGSYGVVKLAYDEGSEQYYAMKVVSKKKLMRQCGFLRRLPPANLQQDAYPKGMLPLERIYREIAILKKLDHHNVVKLVEVLDDPDEDGLHMAFELMTKGPVIEIPADEPLKEGQARFYFRDLVLGIEYLHYHKIIHRDIKPSNLLLGDDGHVKIADFGVSNEFEGTDDLLSTTAGTPAFMAPETMTEHLQLFSGRALDVWAMGVTLYCFVFGKCPFYDEYIVSLHNKIKNKPVEFPEKPEISDELKHLIERMLDKNPATRITVPEIKLHPWVTENSLNPLPLEEEHCKALEVTEEEVQNSIRLIPSLSTVILVKAMLRKRSFSNPFECQARRAERSMSAPGGLLTKVSREGSREGELEDLYEDESCPENAE
- the camkk1b gene encoding calcium/calmodulin-dependent protein kinase kinase 1b isoform X1, with the protein product MSTDAVFTAELDSDQNGELADMVASMNMASSRLTPPNGYRSGAPRSAIGNRARLSDRKLSLQERGNRMARQPTIETKRVSITDADDCVQMNQYKLHKEIGKGSYGVVKLAYDEGSEQYYAMKVVSKKKLMRQCGFLRRLPPANLQQDAYPKGMLPLERIYREIAILKKLDHHNVVKLVEVLDDPDEDGLHMAFELMTKGPVIEIPADEPLKEGQARFYFRDLVLGIEYLHYHKIIHRDIKPSNLLLGDDGHVKIADFGVSNEFEGTDDLLSTTAGTPAFMAPETMTEHLQLFSGRALDVWAMGVTLYCFVFGKCPFYDEYIVSLHNKIKNKPVEFPEKPEISDELKHLIERMLDKNPATRITVPEIKLHPWVTENSLNPLPLEEEHCKALEVTEEEVQNSIRLIPSLSTVILVKAMLRKRSFSNPFECQARRAERSMSAPGGLLTGSWGLLGSSPLLHPSLRKVSREGSREGELEDLYEDESCPENAE